One part of the Saprospiraceae bacterium genome encodes these proteins:
- a CDS encoding fibronectin type III domain-containing protein, whose protein sequence is MVGVSSAQTSSVILPGDGSTTSTVAPQAGLRYQRGFYLITPQEMVASGLMAGDTINCIGFTLAAIQNDSTQGAFKVFLQNTLDTVSRVDTTWTTVSGITSNFLVQGLFPGRFEWQVKTNCSVFGPIQSFSNDDILNPCRPPTHLFADNVTNVSAQLSWIAPAHPVSDFLVEYRKLNDVAWIGANTTNEFIMIAGLVPNTGYQWRVTSNCALDTSIQVFDIFYTLPTNNCNPPTPMPVGAVTGTTAKLYWSAGLGSDYYTVRFKRTGTSTWSEVTSFTDSITLSFGLVAGTSYDWAVRSNCGPDSVGAFIPGLSFATSGMPVCYTPVSFYLDSISPFSVKFGWDSVPGTATYELRYRAKDVISWTAATGPMQLVHNDSIVIPGIIGPYIIPFEGMPVDTFVYSGNGLYVAWEYVDSFDNLTVPNISLSTMANSMIKGINGQDSVLKYISFVTRADTAAMGLDLILRATNQRPETRFCSPSFKDSVEVLAVYALGKYAPAYTSYPVTAVIRNYENVSKNYNVTMKVIDLATNMLRYMTTQSINVGADTIGLIEFNGWLPQLLETDSIIISIPPVPGENIVNNNRNFYIQMVSPSIVSYADGSMVVAQAGTDTMAGFTLSRHLLEGCGKINSVQVFLSQSSIGHQVYAVAMDTNKVVLALSDPFTPDSSQINQYHSFYFSDTARLMKNEEYYVGLGQTASTIPYFPVGVQYEPGRIRDSAYYRYHIMNDSLFHHTDPGRLMIKAVWVPGVPKATITGDLFLCAGTMDTLVASSTMAKYADSLVSYSSQNNNASYSARQALGSPDVYPQYGNQEGAWVSENDGGKESLVLRFSNPDSINFIDIYETFNPGALDSIYLIDDMGTYHLAFFDLAAPAPAVARRNRITFPLTSYKVSGVRLAFDMDVVPGYSAIDAVCIGRITTPGSFTSIMWSGGGTVFGTNMDSIKVSAPGGYKLITTDINGCMTMDSVTVITPVLLTPVIMALDTSLCPGDSLKLKSSLTGGNLWNTGATTDSIFVSTPGYYWVTYDDGTGCGITIDSVSITLDTIPIVMITGDTVICPLGVTTLDAGIHPVYNWSNGEHTQTINVSDAGLYALEVIDGHGCKGYDTIATTIGILPVAMITGNLIYCSGDSTLLKATPGLAGYLWSTGATSDSIYVKTPGLYSVTVTDINGCTATSAMEEVTMSLPIFPMISALDTSFCPGDSVLLVSDQVGNNLWSTGASTNAIYVSVAGSYYVQYDDGSGCSSNMSNMITVTTDTIPVVQITGDTAICDGSTVMLNAGIHPAYLWSTGSTSSSISVGAPGTYSVMVTDGNGCKGSDTIVTTVSAIPAPVITGIFVVCPNDSTTLYAGPGLSYLWSTGATSDSIIVKTADVFSVTVTNLDGCTGNSAPVQTTFGVAPNLMITSLQGFCPMDSVKLDAGAGYVAYLWSTGETTQSIFVSAIGNYSVTVTAVNSCEATDDEDIVAYPPANAFISGTLSFCDIGSSTTLDAGLGYQSYLWSTGETTHSIVVTQTGNYSLMIVDQHGCSDTATVTVSLEGGLPAVPGPISGSGFGMCNVSTPSTYSIAPVPNSTCYIWHVPAGVTIVGGFMADSSVFGDSIQVIFDNTFTGGMIEVSAHNDCGASPTWMGSSLFVDAAPGSVPGAIAGQTAGICKQAAATYTLPPINDATGYLWTVPIGATIMSGQNTNSINVVFASSYRTGDICVQYSTQCGTSPFECVTVSPTPVINTNIQGSNVLCEFASNELYSIAPVNGANEYIWTVPTGASIVSGQGTPSIQVDFGSHSGIVTVRASNACGFSPIKFINVTLGKCSVIGGSGKVVRQLKNGDVSINIFPKPSEGILNIAFSTNWALGDLQDMIQVLDPLGRVVYQSMLQPTKGSTQRLDLRHLDKGMYFLNFKNGPNLYSSKIILR, encoded by the coding sequence ATGGTGGGGGTTTCCTCTGCTCAGACTTCCTCTGTAATATTACCCGGTGACGGAAGCACTACTTCAACTGTAGCACCGCAGGCAGGGCTAAGATATCAAAGAGGATTTTATTTGATCACTCCCCAGGAAATGGTTGCCAGCGGATTGATGGCCGGTGATACGATCAATTGTATAGGATTTACTTTGGCAGCTATCCAAAACGATTCTACTCAGGGAGCATTCAAAGTCTTTCTTCAAAATACCTTGGACACCGTAAGCAGAGTTGATACCACCTGGACCACCGTGTCAGGAATAACTTCCAATTTTCTCGTTCAGGGGCTGTTTCCAGGCAGATTTGAATGGCAGGTTAAAACCAACTGTTCAGTATTTGGACCTATTCAGAGTTTTTCAAATGATGATATACTAAATCCTTGCCGTCCTCCGACCCATCTTTTTGCAGATAATGTCACCAATGTCAGTGCTCAATTAAGCTGGATAGCTCCTGCTCATCCGGTCAGCGATTTTTTGGTTGAATATAGAAAACTTAATGATGTAGCCTGGATTGGGGCTAATACTACAAATGAGTTTATCATGATAGCAGGACTGGTGCCAAACACAGGCTATCAATGGCGGGTTACAAGCAATTGTGCTTTGGATACCTCGATTCAGGTATTTGATATATTTTACACACTACCGACCAATAACTGTAATCCTCCCACTCCTATGCCCGTCGGAGCAGTGACTGGTACTACAGCCAAACTTTATTGGAGTGCCGGATTAGGATCAGATTATTATACAGTTAGGTTTAAGCGAACAGGTACATCTACTTGGTCTGAAGTGACTTCCTTTACTGACTCTATTACGCTCAGTTTTGGGCTTGTAGCAGGAACTTCGTATGACTGGGCAGTCAGGTCTAACTGCGGACCTGATAGCGTAGGTGCTTTTATACCAGGGCTATCGTTTGCCACTTCGGGTATGCCTGTTTGTTATACTCCAGTATCTTTTTACCTGGATAGTATCTCTCCTTTCTCAGTAAAATTTGGCTGGGATTCAGTGCCGGGTACCGCCACATATGAATTGAGGTATAGAGCAAAAGATGTGATATCCTGGACTGCTGCCACGGGTCCCATGCAGCTGGTGCATAATGACAGTATTGTTATTCCAGGTATTATTGGACCATATATTATTCCTTTTGAAGGGATGCCGGTGGATACATTTGTATATTCCGGCAATGGTCTGTATGTGGCCTGGGAATATGTTGATTCTTTTGACAATCTTACGGTCCCTAATATTTCGTTGAGTACGATGGCAAATTCAATGATAAAAGGCATAAATGGTCAGGATTCTGTTTTAAAATATATTTCTTTTGTCACCAGGGCTGATACAGCAGCCATGGGCTTAGACCTGATATTAAGAGCTACCAATCAACGACCTGAGACGAGATTTTGCTCACCCTCATTCAAAGACAGTGTCGAAGTGCTAGCCGTCTATGCACTCGGCAAATATGCCCCTGCTTATACATCCTATCCTGTGACGGCTGTGATTAGAAACTATGAAAATGTTTCCAAAAATTATAATGTGACTATGAAAGTCATTGACTTGGCTACCAATATGCTTCGATACATGACCACACAGTCCATTAATGTCGGTGCAGACACAATAGGTCTCATCGAATTTAATGGATGGCTGCCTCAGCTTCTGGAGACGGATTCTATTATCATCAGCATACCACCTGTCCCTGGCGAAAATATCGTAAATAATAACCGCAATTTTTATATCCAAATGGTCAGCCCATCGATTGTATCCTACGCGGATGGCTCAATGGTCGTTGCACAAGCTGGCACAGATACTATGGCAGGGTTTACCTTGAGCCGTCATCTGCTGGAGGGTTGTGGAAAAATAAATTCCGTGCAAGTCTTTTTAAGCCAATCATCTATCGGGCATCAGGTATATGCAGTAGCTATGGATACCAATAAGGTCGTGCTAGCATTATCTGATCCATTTACACCAGATTCTTCCCAAATCAATCAATATCATTCTTTTTATTTTTCTGACACAGCCAGATTAATGAAAAATGAAGAATATTATGTGGGGCTAGGTCAAACAGCCAGCACCATACCTTATTTTCCAGTAGGGGTGCAATACGAACCTGGCAGGATCCGGGATAGCGCCTACTATCGATATCATATTATGAATGATAGTTTGTTTCATCATACTGATCCGGGGAGATTGATGATCAAAGCAGTATGGGTGCCTGGAGTTCCTAAAGCCACTATTACAGGTGATTTGTTTTTATGTGCCGGCACCATGGATACCCTGGTCGCTTCCAGCACGATGGCAAAATATGCTGATAGCCTGGTAAGTTATAGCAGTCAAAATAATAATGCTTCATATTCAGCCCGGCAAGCTTTAGGGTCCCCCGATGTCTATCCTCAATACGGTAACCAGGAAGGCGCTTGGGTAAGCGAAAATGATGGAGGCAAGGAATCCCTGGTCTTGAGATTTTCCAATCCTGATTCGATCAATTTTATTGACATCTACGAAACCTTTAATCCCGGCGCACTGGACAGCATTTATTTGATTGATGACATGGGGACCTATCACCTGGCATTTTTTGACCTGGCTGCTCCAGCTCCTGCGGTAGCCCGGCGAAATCGCATCACTTTTCCGCTGACTTCTTATAAGGTATCCGGGGTCAGGTTAGCGTTTGATATGGATGTAGTCCCTGGCTATAGCGCTATCGATGCGGTGTGTATAGGTAGAATAACGACTCCTGGCAGCTTCACTTCAATTATGTGGAGTGGAGGAGGTACCGTTTTCGGGACTAATATGGATTCTATAAAAGTAAGTGCGCCTGGAGGTTACAAATTGATCACTACAGATATCAATGGTTGTATGACTATGGATAGTGTCACTGTAATCACTCCGGTATTATTAACCCCGGTTATTATGGCATTAGATACTTCGCTTTGTCCGGGTGATAGCCTTAAGTTGAAGTCCAGCCTGACAGGGGGAAATTTATGGAATACAGGTGCAACCACCGACAGTATATTTGTGAGCACCCCTGGTTATTATTGGGTGACTTATGATGATGGGACAGGTTGCGGTATTACGATAGATTCTGTTTCGATTACCCTGGATACCATACCTATCGTGATGATTACAGGTGATACGGTAATTTGCCCTTTAGGAGTAACTACTTTGGACGCGGGTATACATCCTGTTTATAATTGGTCTAATGGCGAGCATACTCAAACGATTAATGTTTCTGATGCAGGACTGTACGCATTGGAAGTAATAGATGGTCATGGCTGCAAAGGGTATGATACTATAGCAACAACGATTGGCATCTTGCCGGTTGCCATGATCACGGGCAATCTCATCTATTGTTCCGGAGATTCCACTTTATTAAAGGCTACCCCTGGCCTGGCTGGATATCTTTGGTCTACCGGAGCCACTTCAGATTCTATTTATGTCAAGACACCGGGTTTGTATTCGGTGACTGTAACGGATATCAATGGCTGTACTGCTACCTCTGCTATGGAGGAAGTCACGATGTCTCTACCTATATTTCCCATGATTTCTGCTCTCGATACTAGTTTTTGTCCGGGGGATAGTGTTTTATTGGTCTCAGATCAGGTAGGAAACAATCTATGGAGCACGGGAGCTTCCACTAATGCAATTTATGTGTCCGTGGCGGGCAGTTATTATGTTCAGTACGATGATGGATCCGGCTGTAGCTCCAATATGTCTAATATGATTACAGTGACTACTGACACTATTCCTGTCGTTCAAATCACAGGGGATACAGCTATTTGCGATGGGAGTACAGTCATGTTAAATGCGGGTATTCATCCTGCCTACCTTTGGTCTACAGGGTCTACTTCAAGCTCTATTTCGGTAGGTGCTCCTGGAACATATAGTGTTATGGTGACTGATGGCAATGGCTGTAAAGGATCTGATACCATTGTTACAACCGTGAGTGCGATTCCGGCCCCGGTAATCACGGGTATTTTTGTAGTATGTCCTAATGATTCCACCACTTTGTATGCAGGGCCGGGTTTGAGTTACCTTTGGTCTACAGGAGCAACTTCGGACTCCATCATAGTGAAGACAGCGGATGTGTTTTCTGTCACAGTCACCAACCTGGATGGTTGTACAGGAAATAGTGCACCAGTTCAAACTACTTTCGGCGTCGCGCCAAATCTTATGATCACCAGCCTTCAAGGATTTTGTCCCATGGATTCGGTGAAGCTGGATGCCGGTGCCGGTTACGTTGCTTATTTATGGTCTACCGGCGAGACGACTCAAAGCATCTTTGTGAGTGCCATTGGCAATTATTCAGTTACCGTAACAGCTGTAAATAGCTGCGAAGCTACTGATGATGAAGATATAGTGGCTTATCCTCCCGCCAATGCTTTTATATCAGGTACTTTGTCTTTTTGTGATATTGGTAGCTCTACTACTTTGGATGCAGGTCTGGGATATCAAAGTTATCTCTGGAGTACCGGTGAAACGACCCATTCTATTGTAGTGACTCAGACTGGAAATTATAGCTTGATGATCGTGGATCAGCATGGATGTTCTGATACAGCTACAGTCACAGTGTCCTTAGAAGGTGGACTTCCAGCTGTCCCAGGACCCATATCGGGCAGCGGGTTCGGTATGTGTAATGTTTCCACTCCGAGTACTTATTCAATAGCACCTGTGCCCAACTCTACTTGTTATATTTGGCACGTACCTGCAGGCGTGACCATCGTCGGCGGATTTATGGCTGACTCCAGTGTATTTGGTGATTCTATCCAGGTGATATTTGATAATACGTTCACAGGTGGAATGATTGAAGTAAGTGCGCACAATGATTGTGGCGCCAGCCCTACCTGGATGGGAAGCAGTTTGTTTGTGGATGCCGCACCAGGCAGTGTACCTGGAGCCATTGCAGGACAGACCGCTGGTATCTGTAAACAGGCAGCAGCCACGTATACACTACCACCCATCAATGATGCTACGGGATATCTTTGGACGGTGCCTATAGGTGCTACTATCATGAGTGGCCAGAATACTAATTCTATAAATGTAGTTTTTGCTTCTTCCTATAGGACAGGGGATATCTGCGTACAATACTCCACCCAATGCGGTACCAGCCCTTTTGAGTGTGTCACAGTGAGTCCCACGCCGGTGATCAATACCAATATCCAGGGCTCTAACGTATTGTGTGAATTTGCCAGCAATGAATTATATAGCATAGCACCGGTGAATGGTGCCAATGAATATATTTGGACGGTGCCTACCGGGGCTTCGATCGTTTCAGGGCAGGGCACCCCTTCCATTCAAGTTGATTTTGGATCTCATTCCGGCATCGTGACAGTAAGAGCATCCAATGCTTGTGGATTCAGTCCTATTAAATTTATCAATGTGACTTTGGGAAAATGCAGTGTCATCGGAGGATCAGGAAAGGTAGTCCGCCAACTAAAAAATGGTGATGTGAGTATAAATATATTTCCCAAGCCTTCAGAAGGTATATTGAACATAGCATTTTCTACCAATTGGGCTCTCGGGGATCTACAGGATATGATCCAGGTGTTGGATCCATTGGGCAGGGTAGTCTATCAATCTATGCTCCAACCTACCAAAGGCTCGACACAACGATTGGATCTCAGACATCTGGACAAAGGCATGTATTTTTTGAATTTTAAAAATGGTCCTAATCTCTATTCTTCCAAAATCATTTTGAGGTAA
- a CDS encoding transcriptional regulator: MILKIIKSNKEYEAMLDWVDQMFDRKVKHTSPEGEQVQVALLLLKEYEDKYHAIPIPDPLEAIKLKMAEKRLKSKDLIGLVGSKGYISSILSGKKPLTLDIARKFYKKLGVPAEILLS, from the coding sequence ATGATATTAAAAATAATAAAGTCGAATAAAGAATATGAAGCTATGCTGGATTGGGTGGATCAAATGTTTGATCGAAAAGTGAAGCATACATCTCCTGAAGGTGAACAAGTGCAAGTGGCTTTGTTATTGCTTAAAGAATACGAGGACAAATATCACGCAATTCCAATACCTGATCCTTTGGAAGCTATAAAATTAAAAATGGCCGAAAAAAGACTTAAGAGTAAGGACTTAATAGGCTTGGTTGGCAGCAAAGGTTATATATCTTCTATTCTTTCCGGCAAAAAACCACTCACCCTGGATATAGCCCGAAAATTTTATAAAAAACTTGGTGTTCCGGCTGAAATACTTTTGAGTTGA
- a CDS encoding DoxX family protein codes for MGSGDTTWNWVQEFLILLFSVIGCFIWSLFDRKKRNYPELNYWNNVWIRYCLGFILLAYGIYKIFPSQFGTITTDRLYQELGEMSPMGLLWTFMAYSTKYQFFGGLMECLGGLLLLFRKTTLLGALIIICVMANVFALNMCYDVPVKLFSFLLLLMALYLAAQDFQRLLNFFILQKSTKAPIQFETYFSDRKWYKISRIILKIGLFVILISPLIKQSLGIEKTQSGPLTTFYGPYKVSKHIKSHVEILHTDSLRWENLFIDRKGSSDMISVSNEFGVRNRFYLKRNDSTKTAIFSTAGDTSSYIFTYQQPDTTRLIFNGTLGKDSLQIELEKQKRKDFLLVKRGFHWINEVPFNR; via the coding sequence TTGGGCAGCGGTGACACAACATGGAATTGGGTGCAGGAGTTTTTGATACTCCTTTTCTCAGTCATCGGTTGTTTTATTTGGAGTCTTTTTGACCGAAAAAAAAGGAATTATCCAGAACTCAATTACTGGAACAATGTATGGATACGCTATTGCTTAGGTTTTATCTTGCTAGCCTATGGTATCTACAAGATATTTCCTTCACAATTTGGGACAATTACAACTGATAGGCTTTATCAAGAATTGGGTGAAATGAGTCCTATGGGTTTGTTATGGACTTTTATGGCCTATTCTACAAAGTATCAATTTTTTGGAGGATTAATGGAGTGCCTAGGTGGCTTATTATTGTTGTTCAGAAAAACGACACTTTTAGGGGCATTGATTATTATATGTGTGATGGCCAATGTTTTTGCCCTTAATATGTGCTACGATGTACCGGTAAAACTATTTTCATTTTTACTGCTTTTAATGGCACTTTATCTGGCTGCCCAGGATTTTCAAAGACTTTTAAACTTTTTTATCCTACAAAAATCTACCAAAGCACCTATTCAGTTCGAGACCTATTTTTCAGATAGAAAGTGGTATAAAATAAGTCGCATTATATTGAAGATTGGGTTATTTGTTATATTGATATCACCTTTGATTAAACAATCATTGGGAATAGAAAAAACACAGTCAGGGCCATTAACAACTTTCTATGGTCCCTATAAGGTTTCAAAACACATTAAAAGCCATGTAGAAATACTTCATACTGATTCATTGCGATGGGAAAATCTTTTCATTGACCGTAAGGGGTCTTCCGACATGATTTCCGTTTCAAATGAATTCGGCGTGCGAAACAGGTTTTACTTAAAAAGAAATGATTCTACGAAAACCGCCATATTTAGCACAGCTGGGGACACCTCCAGTTACATTTTCACTTATCAACAACCTGATACAACAAGACTTATTTTTAATGGAACGTTAGGTAAAGATTCGCTTCAGATTGAGTTGGAGAAACAGAAAAGAAAAGATTTTCTCTTAGTCAAACGAGGTTTTCATTGGATAAATGAAGTGCCGTTTAATCGATAG